A portion of the Limanda limanda chromosome 3, fLimLim1.1, whole genome shotgun sequence genome contains these proteins:
- the ppfia1 gene encoding liprin-alpha-1 isoform X1, with amino-acid sequence MMCEVMPTISEAEGPGGVGGSGRRGSGSPLQSDSEGHFESLMVSMLEERDRLLETLRESQENLGLTQGKLHEVSHERDSLQRQLNTALPQEFAALTKEVNVCREQLLEKEEEIAELKAERNNTRLLLEHLECLVSRHERSLRMTVVKRQAQSPAGVSSEVEVLKALKSLFEHHKALDEKVRERLRVALERCSVLEEQLTLSHKELAYLREQSSQKRGLADGTSEVNHNSENTPSTNGKRSSDGSLSQEDESLSGFGKVCELQDVVDRQTTDLGQMKERMCAMVSRINELEEDLDTARKDIIKSEDMNTRLQRDLRESVAQKEDMEERITTLEKRYLAAQREATSVHDLNDKLENEVANKESLFRQTEDRNRQLQEKLELAEQKLQQTIRKAETLPEVEAELAQRVAALTKAEERHGNVEERLRQLEAQLEEKNQELVRARQREKMNEEHNKRLSETVDKLLSESNERLQLHLKERMSALEDKNALIRELDHTKKLIEESHHEKEQLLIEIETMRAENEQGRSRSNSLLHGRSQLGSTPDFRYPVSASSLMDSNSDHYGSALVLRRPQKGRVSALRDEPSKVQTLNEQEWERMQQANVLANVAQAFESDMDASDLEEDRETMFSSVDMLSPGGQADAQTLALMLQEQLDAINNEIRMIQEEKESTAIRAEEIECRVGSGDSLGGRFRSMSSIPPSLCAGSSLGGSPPGSGHSTPRRIPRSPNRELDRMGVMTLSAQDDKATIRCETSPPTTPRSMRLNRDAGHASSVEDIRDIRGLAGLQDGQGSNPSSSNSSQDSLNKAAKKKSIKSSIGRLFGKKEKGRPSIPGKDSSSQAGTPEAESSPKDGLGMGTLGGPADKNRKLQKKHELLEEARLQGLPFAQWDGPTVVVWLELWVGMPAWYVAACRANVKSGAIMSALSDTEIQREIGISNPLHRLKLRLAIQEIMSLTSPSAPPTSRTTTGNVWVTHEEMETLAATPPTTLAYGEMNHEWIGNEWLPSLGLPQYRSYFMESLVDARMLDHLTKKDLRGQLKMVDSFHRNSFQCGVMCLRRLNYDRKELERRRDECQLELRDVLVWSNERLIGWIQAIGLKEYSSSLYESGVHGALLALDETFDHNTLALLLQIPMQNTQARTTLEREYNSLLAVGTERRMEEDDDKNFRRAPSWRKKFRPKDVRGGGASDTLPANFRVNSSGSSSPATQPKRSPMDGSRWSEEEGEFPAFKTRMMN; translated from the exons GAGTTTGCTGCACTAACCAAGGAGGTGAACGTGTGCCGGGAGCAGCttctggagaaggaggaggagatcgcAGAGCTGAAGGCCGAGAGAAACAACACCCGG ctgctgctggagcaccTGGAGTGCCTGGTGTCCCGTCACGAGCGCAGCCTGAGGATGACCGTGGTGAAGAGACAGGCTCAGTCTCCTGCAGGGGTCTCGAGTGAAGTGGAGGTCCTCAAGGCCCTGAAGTCACTGTTCGAACACCACAAAGCCCTCGATGAGAAG GTCAGAGAAAGACTACGTGTTGCTTTGGAAAGATGCAGCGTGTTGGAGGAGCAGCTCACCCTCTCGCACAAAGAA TTGGCGTACCTCCGGGAGCAGAGCAGCCAGAAGAGAGGCCTGGCAGACGGAACCAGCGAAGTCAACCACAACTCTGAAAACACGCCGAGCACCAACGGCAAG cgGTCGTCGGATGGTTCGCTGAGCCAGGAGGACGAGTCGTTATCTGGGTTCGGGAAGGTCTGTGAGCTCCAGGATGTGGTGGACCGCCAGACCACCGATCTGGGCCAGATGAAGGAGCGCATGTGTGCCATGGTGTCACGCATCaatgagctggaggaggacctGGACACGGCCAGGAAGGACATTATCAAGTCCGAGGACATGAACACGAGGCTGCAGAGAGATCTGAGAGAG tcggTAGCTCAGAAAGAAGACATGGAGGAGAGGATCACCACCCTGGAGAAGCGCTACCTGGCAGCTCAGCGGGAGGCCACCTCCGTCCATGACCTCAACGACAAGCTGGAGAATGAAGTGGCCAACAAGGAGTCCCTCTTCAGACAA ACCGAGGACAGGAACcggcagctgcaggagaagctggagctggcggagcagaagctgcagcagaccatCCGCAAGGCGGAGACTCTGCCTGAGGTGGAGGCGGAGCTGGCCCAGAGGGTCGCGGCCCTCACCAAG GCAGAGGAACGTCACGGCAACGTGGAGGAGAGACTGAGGCAGCTGGAggctcagctggaggagaagaaccaGGAGCTGGTCAGG GCTCGGCAGCGAGAGAAGATGAACGAGGAGCACAACAAGCGCCTGTCGGAGACGGTGGACAAGCTCCTGTCCGAGTCCAACGAGAGACTCCAGCTGCACCTCAAAGAGAGGATGTCTGCTCTGGAGGATAAG AACGCCCTGATTAGAGAACTGGATCACACCAAGAAGCTGATCGAGGAGTCTCACCACGAGAAG GAGCAGCTCCTGATCGAGATTGAGACCATGAGGGCGGAGAACGAGCagggcaggagcaggagcaacTCCCTGTTACATGG ACGCTCTCAGCTGGGCAGCACTCCAGATTTCAGGTATCCAGTGTCGGCGTCCTCGCTGATGGACAGTAACTCGGACCACTATGGCAGCGCTCTGGTGCTGAGGCGACCTCAGAAGGGACGAGTGTCAGCGCTCCGCGACGAGCCGTCCAAG GTGCAGACTTTAAACGAGCAGGAGTGGGAGCGAATGCAACAGGCCAACGTGCTGGCCAACGTGGCCCAGGCCTTTGAGAGTGACATGGACGCCTCggacctggaggaggacagagagaccATGTTCAGCTCAGTGGACATGCTGTCCCCTGGTGGCCAGGCCGATGCACAGACCCTGGCCTTAATgctgcaggagcagctggacGCTATCAACAATGAAATTAG AATGatccaggaggagaaggagagcacAGCGATCCGGGCAGAGGAGATCGAGTGTCGGGTGGGCAGCGGCGACAGCCTGGGAGGACGCTTCCGCTCCATGAGCTCCATCCCCCCCTCCCTGTGTGCCGGCTCGTCGCTGGGCGGCTCCCCCCCGGGCTCCGGCCACTCCACGCCCAGACGCATTCCTCGAAGCCCCAACAGGGAGCTGGACCGCATGGGGGTCATGACCTTG TCGGCTCAGGACGACAAGGCCACCATCCGGTGTGAGAcgtccccccccaccactccaCGCTCCATGCGCCTGAACAGAGATGCAGGACACGCCTCCAGCGTGGAGGACATCCGAGACATCCGAGG TCTGGCCGGTCTGCAGGACGGGCAGGGGAGTAaccccagcagcagcaacagcagccagGACTCGCTCAACAAGGCAGCCAAGAAGAAGAGCATCAAGTCTTCCATCGGACGGCTCTTTGGAAAGAAGGAGAAGGGCCGACCCAGCATCCCTGGGAAGGATTCCTCCAGCCAAG CTGGCACGCCGGAGGCAGAGAGCTCTCCTAAGGACGGATTAGGAATGGGCACCCTGGGGGGCCCTGCCGACAAGAACCGGAAGCTGCAGAAGAA gcaTGAGTTGCTGGAGGAGGCTCGCCTGCAGGGCCTGCCGTTCGCCCAGTGGGACGGACCCACCGTGGTGGTTTGGCTGGAG CTGTGGGTGGGCATGCCGGCCTGGTACGTGGCGGCGTGCCGCGCCAACGTGAAGAGCGGCGCCATCATGTCGGCGCTGTCGGACACGGAGATCCAACGGGAGATCGGAATCAGCAACCCGCTCCATCGCCTGAAGCTCCGCCTCGCCATCCAGGAAATCATGTCCCTCACCAGCCCCTcggccccccccacctcacgCACG ACAACAGGAAATGTTTGGGTCACTCATGAAGAAATGGAAACGCTGGCCGCCACACCCCCCACG aCGCTGGCGTACGGTGAGATGAACCACGAGTGGATCGGTAACGAGTGGCTGCCCAGCCTCGGCCTCCCCCAGTATCGGTCCTACTTCATGGAGTCCCTGGTGGACGCCCGCATGCTGGACCACCTCACCAAGAAGGACCTGAGGGGACAGCTCAAGATGGTGGACAGCTTCCACAG GAACAGTTTCCAGTGCGGAGTGATGTGTCTGAGGAGGCTGAACTACGACaggaaggagctggagaggaggcgggacgagtgCCAGCTGGAGCTCAGAG ACGTGCTGGTGTGGAGCAACGAGCGCCTGATCGGCTGGATCCAGGCCATCGGACTGAAGGAGTACAGCAGCAGCCTCTACGAGAGCGGCGTCCACGGAGCCCTGCTCGCTCTGGACGAGACCTTCGACCACAACACCCTggccctgctgctgcagatcccCATGCAGAACACACAG GCCAGAACGACTCTCGAGCGTGAATACAACAGTCTGCTGGCCGTCggcacagagaggaggatggaagag GACGACGATAAGAACTTCCGCCGAGCTCCGTCGTGGAGGAAGAAGTTCCGGCCCAAAGACGTGCGAGGGGGCGGGGCTTCGGACACGCTGCCCGCCAACTTCCGGGTGAACAGCAGCGGTTCCTCATCTCCCGCCACACAACCAAAGAGGAGCCCGATGGACG GTAGCCgctggtcagaggaggagggcgagttCCCCGCGTTCAAGACCAGGATGATGAACTGA
- the ppfia1 gene encoding liprin-alpha-1 isoform X2 yields MMCEVMPTISEAEGPGGVGGSGRRGSGSPLQSDSEGHFESLMVSMLEERDRLLETLRESQENLGLTQGKLHEVSHERDSLQRQLNTALPQEFAALTKEVNVCREQLLEKEEEIAELKAERNNTRLLLEHLECLVSRHERSLRMTVVKRQAQSPAGVSSEVEVLKALKSLFEHHKALDEKVRERLRVALERCSVLEEQLTLSHKELAYLREQSSQKRGLADGTSEVNHNSENTPSTNGKRSSDGSLSQEDESLSGFGKVCELQDVVDRQTTDLGQMKERMCAMVSRINELEEDLDTARKDIIKSEDMNTRLQRDLRESVAQKEDMEERITTLEKRYLAAQREATSVHDLNDKLENEVANKESLFRQTEDRNRQLQEKLELAEQKLQQTIRKAETLPEVEAELAQRVAALTKAEERHGNVEERLRQLEAQLEEKNQELVRARQREKMNEEHNKRLSETVDKLLSESNERLQLHLKERMSALEDKNALIRELDHTKKLIEESHHEKEQLLIEIETMRAENEQGRSRSNSLLHGRSQLGSTPDFRYPVSASSLMDSNSDHYGSALVLRRPQKGRVSALRDEPSKVQTLNEQEWERMQQANVLANVAQAFESDMDASDLEEDRETMFSSVDMLSPGGQADAQTLALMLQEQLDAINNEIRMIQEEKESTAIRAEEIECRVGSGDSLGGRFRSMSSIPPSLCAGSSLGGSPPGSGHSTPRRIPRSPNRELDRMGVMTLSAQDDKATIRCETSPPTTPRSMRLNRDAGHASSVEDIRDIRGLAGLQDGQGSNPSSSNSSQDSLNKAAKKKSIKSSIGRLFGKKEKGRPSIPGKDSSSQAGTPEAESSPKDGLGMGTLGGPADKNRKLQKKHELLEEARLQGLPFAQWDGPTVVVWLELWVGMPAWYVAACRANVKSGAIMSALSDTEIQREIGISNPLHRLKLRLAIQEIMSLTSPSAPPTSRTTLAYGEMNHEWIGNEWLPSLGLPQYRSYFMESLVDARMLDHLTKKDLRGQLKMVDSFHRNSFQCGVMCLRRLNYDRKELERRRDECQLELRDVLVWSNERLIGWIQAIGLKEYSSSLYESGVHGALLALDETFDHNTLALLLQIPMQNTQARTTLEREYNSLLAVGTERRMEEDDDKNFRRAPSWRKKFRPKDVRGGGASDTLPANFRVNSSGSSSPATQPKRSPMDGSRWSEEEGEFPAFKTRMMN; encoded by the exons GAGTTTGCTGCACTAACCAAGGAGGTGAACGTGTGCCGGGAGCAGCttctggagaaggaggaggagatcgcAGAGCTGAAGGCCGAGAGAAACAACACCCGG ctgctgctggagcaccTGGAGTGCCTGGTGTCCCGTCACGAGCGCAGCCTGAGGATGACCGTGGTGAAGAGACAGGCTCAGTCTCCTGCAGGGGTCTCGAGTGAAGTGGAGGTCCTCAAGGCCCTGAAGTCACTGTTCGAACACCACAAAGCCCTCGATGAGAAG GTCAGAGAAAGACTACGTGTTGCTTTGGAAAGATGCAGCGTGTTGGAGGAGCAGCTCACCCTCTCGCACAAAGAA TTGGCGTACCTCCGGGAGCAGAGCAGCCAGAAGAGAGGCCTGGCAGACGGAACCAGCGAAGTCAACCACAACTCTGAAAACACGCCGAGCACCAACGGCAAG cgGTCGTCGGATGGTTCGCTGAGCCAGGAGGACGAGTCGTTATCTGGGTTCGGGAAGGTCTGTGAGCTCCAGGATGTGGTGGACCGCCAGACCACCGATCTGGGCCAGATGAAGGAGCGCATGTGTGCCATGGTGTCACGCATCaatgagctggaggaggacctGGACACGGCCAGGAAGGACATTATCAAGTCCGAGGACATGAACACGAGGCTGCAGAGAGATCTGAGAGAG tcggTAGCTCAGAAAGAAGACATGGAGGAGAGGATCACCACCCTGGAGAAGCGCTACCTGGCAGCTCAGCGGGAGGCCACCTCCGTCCATGACCTCAACGACAAGCTGGAGAATGAAGTGGCCAACAAGGAGTCCCTCTTCAGACAA ACCGAGGACAGGAACcggcagctgcaggagaagctggagctggcggagcagaagctgcagcagaccatCCGCAAGGCGGAGACTCTGCCTGAGGTGGAGGCGGAGCTGGCCCAGAGGGTCGCGGCCCTCACCAAG GCAGAGGAACGTCACGGCAACGTGGAGGAGAGACTGAGGCAGCTGGAggctcagctggaggagaagaaccaGGAGCTGGTCAGG GCTCGGCAGCGAGAGAAGATGAACGAGGAGCACAACAAGCGCCTGTCGGAGACGGTGGACAAGCTCCTGTCCGAGTCCAACGAGAGACTCCAGCTGCACCTCAAAGAGAGGATGTCTGCTCTGGAGGATAAG AACGCCCTGATTAGAGAACTGGATCACACCAAGAAGCTGATCGAGGAGTCTCACCACGAGAAG GAGCAGCTCCTGATCGAGATTGAGACCATGAGGGCGGAGAACGAGCagggcaggagcaggagcaacTCCCTGTTACATGG ACGCTCTCAGCTGGGCAGCACTCCAGATTTCAGGTATCCAGTGTCGGCGTCCTCGCTGATGGACAGTAACTCGGACCACTATGGCAGCGCTCTGGTGCTGAGGCGACCTCAGAAGGGACGAGTGTCAGCGCTCCGCGACGAGCCGTCCAAG GTGCAGACTTTAAACGAGCAGGAGTGGGAGCGAATGCAACAGGCCAACGTGCTGGCCAACGTGGCCCAGGCCTTTGAGAGTGACATGGACGCCTCggacctggaggaggacagagagaccATGTTCAGCTCAGTGGACATGCTGTCCCCTGGTGGCCAGGCCGATGCACAGACCCTGGCCTTAATgctgcaggagcagctggacGCTATCAACAATGAAATTAG AATGatccaggaggagaaggagagcacAGCGATCCGGGCAGAGGAGATCGAGTGTCGGGTGGGCAGCGGCGACAGCCTGGGAGGACGCTTCCGCTCCATGAGCTCCATCCCCCCCTCCCTGTGTGCCGGCTCGTCGCTGGGCGGCTCCCCCCCGGGCTCCGGCCACTCCACGCCCAGACGCATTCCTCGAAGCCCCAACAGGGAGCTGGACCGCATGGGGGTCATGACCTTG TCGGCTCAGGACGACAAGGCCACCATCCGGTGTGAGAcgtccccccccaccactccaCGCTCCATGCGCCTGAACAGAGATGCAGGACACGCCTCCAGCGTGGAGGACATCCGAGACATCCGAGG TCTGGCCGGTCTGCAGGACGGGCAGGGGAGTAaccccagcagcagcaacagcagccagGACTCGCTCAACAAGGCAGCCAAGAAGAAGAGCATCAAGTCTTCCATCGGACGGCTCTTTGGAAAGAAGGAGAAGGGCCGACCCAGCATCCCTGGGAAGGATTCCTCCAGCCAAG CTGGCACGCCGGAGGCAGAGAGCTCTCCTAAGGACGGATTAGGAATGGGCACCCTGGGGGGCCCTGCCGACAAGAACCGGAAGCTGCAGAAGAA gcaTGAGTTGCTGGAGGAGGCTCGCCTGCAGGGCCTGCCGTTCGCCCAGTGGGACGGACCCACCGTGGTGGTTTGGCTGGAG CTGTGGGTGGGCATGCCGGCCTGGTACGTGGCGGCGTGCCGCGCCAACGTGAAGAGCGGCGCCATCATGTCGGCGCTGTCGGACACGGAGATCCAACGGGAGATCGGAATCAGCAACCCGCTCCATCGCCTGAAGCTCCGCCTCGCCATCCAGGAAATCATGTCCCTCACCAGCCCCTcggccccccccacctcacgCACG aCGCTGGCGTACGGTGAGATGAACCACGAGTGGATCGGTAACGAGTGGCTGCCCAGCCTCGGCCTCCCCCAGTATCGGTCCTACTTCATGGAGTCCCTGGTGGACGCCCGCATGCTGGACCACCTCACCAAGAAGGACCTGAGGGGACAGCTCAAGATGGTGGACAGCTTCCACAG GAACAGTTTCCAGTGCGGAGTGATGTGTCTGAGGAGGCTGAACTACGACaggaaggagctggagaggaggcgggacgagtgCCAGCTGGAGCTCAGAG ACGTGCTGGTGTGGAGCAACGAGCGCCTGATCGGCTGGATCCAGGCCATCGGACTGAAGGAGTACAGCAGCAGCCTCTACGAGAGCGGCGTCCACGGAGCCCTGCTCGCTCTGGACGAGACCTTCGACCACAACACCCTggccctgctgctgcagatcccCATGCAGAACACACAG GCCAGAACGACTCTCGAGCGTGAATACAACAGTCTGCTGGCCGTCggcacagagaggaggatggaagag GACGACGATAAGAACTTCCGCCGAGCTCCGTCGTGGAGGAAGAAGTTCCGGCCCAAAGACGTGCGAGGGGGCGGGGCTTCGGACACGCTGCCCGCCAACTTCCGGGTGAACAGCAGCGGTTCCTCATCTCCCGCCACACAACCAAAGAGGAGCCCGATGGACG GTAGCCgctggtcagaggaggagggcgagttCCCCGCGTTCAAGACCAGGATGATGAACTGA